Proteins encoded within one genomic window of Besnoitia besnoiti strain Bb-Ger1 chromosome II, whole genome shotgun sequence:
- a CDS encoding hypothetical protein (encoded by transcript BESB_040730), producing MRECVRTSGRLEVPRRLGHPLRASHRHPRRRDVVKRLCSEMGSDQSSFSVWSLFRSGKMGASSFPTEEISFVLTAEDKPHQHPKQDKDGATDSRTALPARESEEGAVAPSAPQLVCEASGGAGSVVAEGRTAENRAQWLLGTYRADPDGLARACGSDKETLLAIFHATALHKLKRQRWLLKPLKAQVIRNITNFHVDEIASLAKAMHRVGYLRTDFLYAASTVIARTARVASPASCGFLLEAFAAQRFEPEQAVHALCNRLRETELQGLTQSHLASIVSSLARLNITHDPLLADIANRLLDLWSTACASSPPGVREVATLHPGAERSTTLPENVALQGRRQFSPHDVTQVLYGLTKLQYHHSSLSAYLLGTVLPGVVGRMHSHQLTVTAVAIQRAREHAHARSMTPTFATDSCNDYYASEHETLGAVTKSMNLQRTSDVQERELKVLQEMAFGLVVNEVAKRLPQFKAESICMVFRACAVLGVRDNWLVVRLIALLPRLLLTFDPEDAVLLSVSLSELGAHSGASVDLIAGHAKQNSNRYSPHLLNDLLFSFSREGIIVQDFLDMYVDPTRFWRVTDGRAATTVVCALSDSGCKDRVVIQRIFDALLPLLPTLRLDDLFNLYAAVALLGLTQDIAGIHEVVEHVRQRLNESHDETVDGKGLSAKAPTDFATGPPILDLVEGFVPDVLLGPPPGAPAHGLQANQTISVSGALNLSLALLVQDFRPSRDARSLTQLEKTHIDHCADPSEGLQRGCSGSFLEPALLAADIAAFCTWLSAESSIDVLACSPSPQSPGPRVSSFFSLEEQRKLGLLQAALLLRADGIRGHAKDERKLQALTTQVVDLLSAVAALQPAAVPFRLHSTASCISALRVPLRHVCQSLRLREVNCSPNGVRSSCASEMSHASPAEQESDPADLKPRLERLDLIPLQSSGTTTAETVVQVARSSHHVRPAFGAADRTKTHVSFIERSTASGLAAMQSILEQFFGVRGTIVDSLSDVASAGHDAHASRQAVARGEPLSAREDGQKKPPSGARGHGSSSQGATDDRDRLRAHLNPYTGLLHLELDELLRLPGVAEDVLSARSAPALSPAPPGRGDEGERGDQLLSMGEGARQAAAAADSEPRVPRSGVILLWADAQHFWHAAPEKDDSKPVSPRADFALSNAAAFQLRCFERLTSLEVFPAGAPAAGYDSTSMPPDLSRQAQERKQARSVAENRNCVVLVPHFVWNAVSTDTEQADFLLKSIKTAVEDWRRRGSERS from the exons ATGCGGGAGTGCGTGAGAACATCTGGACGCCTGGAGgtgccgcgacgcctcgggCATCCACTTAGAGCCTCGCACAGAcatccgcggcggcgcgatgTCGTGAAGCGATTGTGCAGCGAAATGGGCAGCGACCAGAGCAGTTTTTCTGTGTGGTCTTTATTCCGCAGTGGTAAGATGGGCGCGTCCAGCTTCCCAACGGAGGAGATCTCCTTTGTTTTGACAGCTGAGGACAAACCCCATCAACACCCGAAGCAGGACAAGGATGGAGCCACAGACAGCCGTACCGCGCTGCCcgcacgcgagagcgaggagggcgcggtaGCGCCGTCAGCTCCTCAGCTGGTGTGTGAAGCGAGCGGGGGCGCAGGTTCAGTGGTGGCGGAGGGGCGAACTGCAGAAAACCGCGCACAGTGGCTGCTTGGCACGTATCGAGCGGACCCCGACGGCCTTGCAAGAGCTTGTGGGAGCGACAAGGAGACTTTGCTCGCCATCTTCCACGCAACCGCCCTGCACAAGCTAAAGCGACAGAGATGGCTCCTGAAACCCTTAAAGGCGCAAGTCATCCGGAACATAACGAACTTCCACGTGGACGAAATCGCATCTCTGGCTAAAGCTATGCACAGG GTCGGCTACCTCAGGACGGATTTCCTGTACGCCGCATCGACTGTGATTGCGAGAACGGCTCGAGTAGCCTCTCCTGCGAGCTGCGGATTCCTGCtggaggccttcgccgcccagAGGTTCGAACCCGAGCAAGCGGTGCACGCCCTGTGCAACCGGCTGCGGGAGACTGAGCTACAAGGCTTGACACAGTCTCATCTTGCTAGCATCGTTAGCAGCCTGGCCCGCCTCAATATTACGCACGATCCCCTACTGGCGGATATCGCCAATAGGTTGCTTGACCTCTGGAgcactgcatgcgccagctCTCCTCCGGGTGTGAGAGAGGTAGCGACCCTTCACCCTGGTGCGGAGCGTAGCACTACTTTGCCGGAAAATGTCGCGCTCCAGGGACGCCGCCAGTTTTCCCCCCACGACGTCACCCAGGTTCTATATGGGTTGACGAAGCTGCAGTACCATCACAGCTCATTAAGTGCTTACCTGCTGGGGACCGTCTTACCAGGTGTTGTAGGCCGCATGCACTCGCATCAGCTCACAGTCACTGCCGTGGCGATTCAGCGAGCAAGAGAGCACGCACATGCGAGAAGCATGACTCCCACCTTCGCGACGGATTCCTGCAATGACTACTATGCAAGCGAACACGAGACGCTGGGGGCAGTGACAAAGAGCATGAACCTCCAGCGCACCTCCGACGTGCAAGAGCGAGAGCTGAAAGTCCTTCAGGAGATGGCGTTTGGGCTGGTGGTTAATGAGGTTGCAAAACGTCTTCCTCAATTCAAAGCCGAA TCTATCTGTATGGTATTCAGGGCGTGCGCCGTCTTAGGGGTCAGGGACAACTGGTTGGTTGTTCGGCTCATCGCCCTGTTACCTCGGCTTCTACTTACCTTCGATCCTGAAGACGCAGtgcttctctctgtgtccCTCTCTGAGCTTGGCGCACACAGCGGAGCAAGCGTGGACCTCATAGCAGGCCATGCGAAGCAAAATTCCAACCGGTACAGCCCGCATCTTCTCAAT GATCTTCTTTTCAGCTTCTCGAGAGAAGGCATCATTGTTCAAGACTTCCTCGACATGTACGTGGACCCAACAAGATTCTGGCGAGTCACTGACGGACGAGCTGCCACCACCGTCGTCTGTGCACTTTCAGACAGTGGATGCAAAGATCGTGTTGTCATCCAACGGATTTTCGATGCCCTCCTGCCCCTTCTGCCAACACTGCGACTCGATGATCTGTTCAACCTCTACGCAGCGGTCGCGCTCCTCGGCCTGACACAAGATATTGCCGGCATTCATGAGGTTGTCGAGCATGTGAGGCAAAGATTGAATGAGTCTCATGACGAAACCGTCGACGGAAAAGGGCTTAGCGCCAAGGCGCCCACTGATTTTGCGACGGGTCCCCCCATACTGGACTTGGTCGAAGGCTTTGTTCCAGACGTATTGCTAGGTCCGCCCCCGGGAGCTCCGGCGCATGGGTTACAGGCTAATCAGACGATATCTGTTTCAGGGGCGCTGAATCTATCGCTTGCGCTTCTGGTACAAGATTTCCGTCCCAGTCGTGACGCGCGGAGTCTTACGCAGCTAGAAAAGACACACATCGACCACTGCGCTGATCCCTCCGAGGGCCTTCAACGGGGCTGCTCTGGCTCTTTCCTGGAGCCTGCGCTGTTGGCGG CGGATATTGCGGCTTTTTGTACGTGGCTGTCGGCTGAGTCTTCCATCGACGTCCTAGCAtgttctccctctccgcagTCTCCCGGTCCCCGTGTTTCGTCGTTCTTTTCATTAGAAGAGCAGCGGAAACTGGGGCTTCTTCAGgcggctcttcttcttcgtgccGACGGTATCCGTGGACACGCGAAGGATGAGCGCAAGCTGCAGGCGTTGACTACGCAG GTCGTCGATTTGTTGTCGGCTGTggcagcgctgcagccggcAGCAGTTCCTTTCCGTCTGCACTCGACCGCATCATGCATCTCAGCACTGCGGGTGCCGCTTCGGCATGTCTGCCAGTCTCTGCGACTCCGCGAGGTGAACTGCAGCCCGAATGGGGTTCGCTCCTCGTGCGCCTCTGAAATGAGTCACGCGTCGCCAGCCGAGCAGGAGAGCGACCCCGCCGACCTAAAGCCGAGGCTGGAACGTCTAGATTTGATCCCGCTGCAGTCCAGCGGGACTacgaccgcggagacagtcGTACAGGTTGCACGTTCGTCGCATCATGTCAGGCCGGCGTTCGGCGCTGCGGACCGAACCAAGACGCATGTGTCCTTCATTGAGCGAAGCACGGCATCGGGGCTGGCAGCCATGCAAAGCATCCTCGAGCAGTTTTTCGGCGTTCGCGGCACCATCGTCGATTCTTTGTCCGAcgtcgcgtccgcggggCACGATGCACATGCAAGTCGCCAGGCGGTtgcgcgcggagagccgTTGTCTGCTCGAGAAGACGGACAGAAAAAGCCGCCTAGTGGGGCGCGTGGGCATGGCAGCTCCTCGCAGGGCGCTACGGACGATAGAGACCGCCTGCGAGCGCACCTGAATCCGTACACCGGCCTTCTGCACCTGGAGCTAGATGAGCTCCTACGTCTGccaggcgtcgcggaggatgtgctgtctgcgcgttccgcgcccgccctgtcgccggcgcctcccggCCGTGGTGATGAAGGGGAACGCGGGGACCAGCTGCTCAGCatgggcgagggcgcgcgccaggcagctgcggctgcggactCCGAGCCGCGGGTGCCGCGTAGCGGCGTCATTCTCCTGTGGGCGGACGCGCAGCATTTCTGGCACGCGGCACCGGAAAAGGACGATTCGAAGCCGGTTTCTCCGCGCG CAGACTTCGCGCTCTCTAATGCTGCCGCCTTCCAGCTTCGATGTTTTGAGCGGCTCACGTCGCTCGAAGTATTCCCTGCCGGAGCCCCAGCGGCAGGCTATGATTCTACCTCGATGCCTCCTGACCTCTCTCGGCAGGCTCAGGAGCGGAAGCAGGCCAGAAGTGTCGCGGAAAATAGGAATTGCGTGGTGCTAGTCCCGCACTTCGTATG GAACGCCGTGAGCACGGACACTGAGCAGGCTGATTTCCTGCTTAAATCAATCAAAACTGCGGTGGAAGACTGGCGTCGACGAGGCTCAGAACGAAGCTGA